The Eubacteriales bacterium genome has a window encoding:
- the purH gene encoding bifunctional phosphoribosylaminoimidazolecarboxamide formyltransferase/IMP cyclohydrolase — translation MNKRAFISVSDKTNIVEFAKGLIGFGYEIVSTGGTQKTLEENGVKVINVSQITGFPECLDGRVKTLHPKVHAGILAIRSNEEHMKQLKELDINTIDIVVVNLYPFKQTIKKPNVSLEEAIENIDIGGPSMLRAAAKNWQDVTVIVDAEDYGRVLDEIKNKGDVTSNLKFKLSAKVFEHTAAYDALIADYMRKKADISEFPQKLTLTFEKIYDLRYGENPHQRAAFFKDPITTGYSLVDAKQLNGKELSFNNINDTNGALELLREFDKLAVVAVKHANPCGVACAGNIYDAYMKAYESDPVSIYGGIIATNTEIDAKAAAEMAKIFLEIIVAPSYTKEALEILSQKKNLRVLELKGISLEQRNIKTLDLEMDFKKVMGGLLLQDADRELCSGQIQVVTKRGPSEEELKDLMCAWKIVKHVKSNAILVAKDMTTLGIGPGQVSRIWATDAAIERSNKDKIKGAVLASDAYFPFDDCVKEAAAAGVTAIIQPGGSIRDADSIKACDENGIAMIFTGMRHFKH, via the coding sequence TTGAATAAACGTGCTTTTATAAGTGTATCAGACAAAACTAATATCGTTGAGTTTGCAAAAGGTCTAATAGGCTTTGGTTATGAAATCGTCTCAACGGGAGGAACGCAGAAAACATTAGAGGAAAATGGCGTTAAAGTAATAAACGTTTCTCAAATAACAGGGTTTCCTGAATGTTTAGACGGCAGGGTAAAGACGCTTCATCCAAAAGTCCATGCAGGTATTTTGGCGATACGCTCAAACGAAGAACATATGAAACAGTTAAAAGAGCTTGATATAAACACCATAGACATCGTAGTTGTAAACCTATACCCATTTAAGCAGACCATCAAAAAACCAAATGTCTCCCTTGAAGAAGCAATAGAAAATATAGATATAGGCGGCCCCTCTATGCTAAGGGCTGCGGCGAAAAACTGGCAGGACGTAACCGTTATTGTTGACGCAGAAGATTACGGCAGGGTTTTAGATGAAATCAAAAACAAAGGGGATGTTACTTCGAACTTGAAATTCAAGCTGTCGGCAAAAGTCTTTGAGCACACTGCGGCTTATGACGCGCTTATAGCAGACTATATGCGTAAAAAAGCCGATATAAGTGAGTTCCCCCAAAAATTGACGCTTACTTTCGAAAAAATATATGATCTAAGATATGGCGAAAACCCACATCAGCGTGCAGCATTTTTCAAAGACCCGATAACAACTGGGTATTCTTTAGTCGATGCAAAACAATTGAATGGAAAAGAGCTTTCTTTTAACAATATAAACGACACGAACGGTGCTTTAGAGCTGTTAAGGGAATTTGACAAGCTTGCAGTAGTTGCAGTTAAGCATGCCAACCCTTGCGGCGTAGCATGTGCAGGAAATATCTATGATGCTTACATGAAGGCTTATGAAAGTGACCCGGTATCCATTTACGGAGGAATAATAGCCACAAATACTGAGATAGATGCTAAGGCAGCGGCTGAAATGGCCAAGATCTTTCTGGAGATAATAGTTGCCCCTTCATATACGAAAGAAGCACTTGAAATTTTAAGCCAAAAGAAAAACCTTCGTGTTTTAGAGCTTAAAGGCATAAGCTTAGAACAAAGAAACATAAAGACTTTGGATTTGGAAATGGATTTTAAAAAGGTTATGGGAGGGCTATTGCTCCAAGATGCAGACAGGGAGCTTTGCAGCGGTCAGATACAGGTAGTAACTAAGAGAGGCCCAAGCGAAGAAGAATTAAAAGATTTGATGTGTGCATGGAAAATAGTAAAACACGTAAAATCAAATGCCATATTGGTTGCAAAAGATATGACCACGCTGGGCATCGGTCCGGGGCAGGTATCCAGAATATGGGCGACTGATGCGGCAATTGAACGTAGCAATAAAGATAAAATTAAAGGTGCTGTTTTAGCATCGGATGCTTATTTCCCGTTCGACGACTGTGTTAAGGAAGCAGCGGCAGCGGGTGTAACCGCAATTATACAGCCGGGCGGGTCTATAAGAGATGCAGATTCTATAAAAGCATGCGATGAAAACGGTATCGCAATGATATTTACAGGTATGAGGCACTTTAAACATTAA
- the purN gene encoding phosphoribosylglycinamide formyltransferase, producing the protein MRIKNIAVMVSGGGTNLQALIDAIKRGEINARICCVISSKSGVYSLERAKDNGIKSIVIDKKEFLSEQDYDTKLLNTLNEFGAEYIVLAGFLSILSKQVVSKYKNKILNVHPSLIPSFCGKGHYGIKVHEAALAYGVKVTGATVHFVDEGMDTGPIVFQAAAEVLQGDTPEILQQRVMKLEHRLLPKAVSLLVDDRLLVDGRNVTIKNSLKEV; encoded by the coding sequence TTGCGAATAAAGAACATTGCCGTTATGGTCTCAGGTGGCGGTACCAACCTACAGGCATTAATAGATGCTATTAAAAGAGGCGAAATAAATGCAAGAATATGCTGTGTCATATCATCAAAAAGCGGTGTGTATTCTCTTGAGAGGGCAAAGGACAACGGCATAAAGAGCATAGTCATAGACAAAAAAGAGTTTTTATCAGAACAAGATTATGATACTAAACTGCTAAATACATTAAATGAATTTGGCGCGGAATATATAGTTCTGGCCGGGTTTTTATCAATTTTAAGCAAACAGGTCGTATCTAAATATAAAAATAAAATATTAAATGTCCATCCATCTTTAATCCCGTCTTTTTGTGGGAAAGGTCACTATGGTATAAAAGTGCATGAGGCTGCATTAGCATACGGCGTTAAAGTAACGGGAGCTACGGTGCATTTTGTAGACGAAGGAATGGACACCGGACCTATAGTATTTCAGGCAGCTGCGGAGGTTTTACAGGGGGACACTCCCGAAATTTTACAGCAGCGCGTCATGAAATTAGAGCACAGGCTGCTTCCAAAAGCCGTGTCTTTATTAGTAGACGACAGACTGCTTGTAGATGGGCGGAACGTAACTATCAAAAATTCTTTGAAAGAGGTGTAA
- the purM gene encoding phosphoribosylformylglycinamidine cyclo-ligase encodes MAITYKDSGVDVHAGYKAVALMKEHVKKTFDNNVLTDIGSFGGIYKLDDNTALVAGTDGVGTKLKLAFTLDKHDTIGIDCVAMCANDIVCSGAKPLLFLDYIATGKLLPENIAQIVKGVSDGCVMAGCALIGGETAEMPDFYSAGEYDIAGFCVGKVDIDKIIDGLSIKSGDALIGFASSGVHSNGYSLVRKLVPMKREALDEKLPKSNETIGEALLRPTKIYVKTILELNKKFNIKGISHITGGGFIENIPRMLPKGTGIKIDTGSWVAPPIIDYLVKKAELTREQAFNTFNMGIGMVLAVDESVVQEIISEAGLLGEKAYKIGSVTDKEGISFCE; translated from the coding sequence ATGGCGATTACGTATAAAGATTCAGGGGTAGACGTGCATGCAGGTTACAAGGCCGTTGCCCTGATGAAGGAACATGTTAAGAAGACATTTGATAACAACGTTTTAACTGATATAGGTTCCTTTGGAGGTATTTATAAGTTAGATGATAATACTGCTTTGGTAGCCGGGACAGATGGTGTCGGCACCAAGCTGAAGCTGGCTTTTACACTAGACAAACACGACACGATAGGTATAGACTGCGTCGCTATGTGCGCAAATGATATAGTTTGTTCTGGGGCAAAGCCGCTTTTATTTTTAGACTATATAGCAACGGGGAAACTGTTGCCTGAAAACATCGCGCAGATTGTAAAAGGCGTATCAGACGGATGCGTCATGGCAGGTTGTGCACTTATCGGCGGGGAAACAGCTGAAATGCCGGATTTTTATTCTGCCGGCGAATATGATATAGCAGGTTTTTGTGTAGGCAAAGTGGACATTGACAAAATTATAGACGGCTTAAGTATAAAAAGCGGCGATGCACTTATAGGCTTTGCTTCTTCCGGAGTACATTCAAACGGGTATTCGCTCGTCAGGAAACTGGTCCCTATGAAAAGAGAGGCGCTAGACGAAAAACTTCCAAAGTCAAATGAGACTATTGGAGAAGCGCTTTTGAGACCGACAAAGATATATGTAAAGACTATACTTGAATTAAACAAGAAATTTAATATAAAAGGCATATCACATATTACGGGCGGCGGCTTTATAGAGAACATACCAAGAATGCTGCCGAAAGGAACTGGCATTAAAATCGATACCGGCTCGTGGGTAGCACCCCCGATAATAGACTATCTGGTTAAAAAAGCCGAACTAACGCGCGAACAGGCATTTAATACCTTCAATATGGGTATAGGCATGGTATTGGCGGTAGATGAGTCCGTAGTGCAAGAGATAATTTCGGAGGCAGGCCTCCTTGGGGAAAAAGCCTATAAGATAGGCTCTGTGACTGATAAGGAGGGTATTTCGTTTTGCGAATAA
- the purF gene encoding amidophosphoribosyltransferase — protein sequence MNEECGVFGVFKADDCMDPAEATYFGLYALQHRGQESAGIAVTKAGQPISHYKNMGLVNEVFRGDLHGLNGADIAIGHVRYSTCGKSSILNAQPLVIGFRDGSLALAHNGNLVNAANLRSELEKDGAIFQTTMDTEIIASIIARNSSNGIINAIEKTMEKIRGSYALVIMTEDKLIGVRDPLGIRPLCLGKMDNSYMIASESCAFDSIDAEFIRDIHPGEMVVIDKTGLHSKMMAARLDSALCIFEYVYFARPDSDIDGINVYQARENAGALLAAAYPVEADVVAGVPDSATTAALGYAKQSGIPYKDVFAKNRYVGRTFIQPEQFLRERSVKIKLNVLKKNVRGKRVVLIDDSIVRGTTSKKIVQMLRLAGAKEVHMRISSPPIKFPCYFGIDTSYCDQLIGAQHDVREIRKIIGADSLYYLSIEDLLKSVEGSSLNLCVGCFNGNYPIDVEDCKFREDKFALEK from the coding sequence ATGAATGAAGAATGCGGGGTATTTGGCGTTTTTAAGGCAGACGATTGTATGGACCCGGCAGAAGCTACATACTTTGGATTATATGCTTTGCAGCACAGAGGCCAGGAAAGCGCGGGAATAGCCGTTACTAAAGCGGGGCAGCCTATTTCCCATTATAAAAACATGGGGCTTGTAAACGAGGTTTTCAGGGGCGACCTGCATGGGCTTAACGGTGCGGACATTGCAATCGGGCATGTCAGGTACTCTACGTGCGGAAAAAGCAGTATTTTAAACGCTCAGCCGCTGGTAATAGGTTTTCGCGACGGGAGCCTGGCGCTGGCACATAACGGTAATCTTGTAAACGCGGCTAATTTAAGAAGCGAACTGGAAAAAGACGGAGCCATTTTCCAAACGACAATGGACACAGAGATAATAGCAAGTATCATCGCCAGAAACAGCAGCAACGGAATTATAAATGCAATAGAGAAAACTATGGAAAAAATCCGTGGTTCCTACGCGCTTGTCATTATGACTGAGGACAAGCTTATAGGCGTAAGGGACCCTCTTGGCATACGTCCGCTTTGCTTGGGAAAGATGGATAACAGCTATATGATCGCATCTGAATCCTGCGCATTTGATTCTATAGACGCGGAGTTCATAAGGGATATACACCCTGGTGAGATGGTCGTAATAGACAAAACCGGGCTTCATTCTAAGATGATGGCAGCAAGGCTGGATTCTGCGCTTTGCATATTTGAATATGTCTACTTTGCACGCCCGGATTCCGACATAGACGGTATCAATGTATACCAGGCAAGGGAAAACGCGGGCGCACTTTTGGCGGCTGCTTATCCGGTAGAAGCGGATGTCGTCGCCGGTGTTCCGGACTCTGCAACAACTGCGGCGCTTGGATATGCAAAACAGTCTGGGATACCGTATAAAGATGTGTTTGCGAAAAACAGGTATGTAGGAAGGACTTTTATTCAGCCGGAACAGTTTTTGCGCGAGAGAAGCGTTAAAATAAAATTAAACGTACTTAAAAAGAACGTGCGTGGCAAAAGAGTCGTTTTAATAGACGATTCTATAGTCCGCGGAACTACAAGCAAAAAGATAGTTCAGATGCTCCGGCTGGCAGGAGCAAAAGAAGTTCATATGCGCATAAGTTCTCCTCCGATAAAATTCCCATGTTATTTTGGCATAGATACATCTTATTGTGATCAATTAATAGGCGCGCAGCATGACGTTAGGGAAATAAGAAAGATAATAGGGGCAGATTCGCTTTACTACCTAAGCATTGAAGACTTGCTTAAATCGGTAGAAGGATCCTCACTAAACCTTTGCGTCGGCTGTTTTAACGGCAATTATCCGATAGACGTGGAAGACTGCAAATTCAGAGAGGATAAATTTGCACTAGAAAAATGA
- a CDS encoding phosphoribosylaminoimidazolesuccinocarboxamide synthase — MKKLEQIYEGKAKKVFKTDDEGLFIVDYKDDATAFNGVKKGTIVGKGVINNKVSNHLFKLLEKNGIPTHYVEELSDRETLVKKVEIVPVEVIVRNIAAGSLAQRIGYPEGTKLKSTVLEYCYKSDELGDPMINDYHIAAMGIATKEEMDTIAKYSLKVNEVLSKYLDDLGIELIDFKLEFGRNNGKIILADEISPDTCRFWDKKTGEKLDKDRFRRDLGKVEEAYQEILHRLMGA; from the coding sequence ATGAAAAAACTGGAGCAAATTTACGAAGGTAAAGCAAAAAAAGTTTTTAAAACAGACGATGAGGGGCTTTTTATCGTAGACTATAAAGACGACGCAACGGCCTTTAATGGTGTTAAAAAAGGCACCATCGTAGGCAAAGGAGTTATAAACAACAAAGTATCCAACCATCTGTTTAAACTGCTTGAGAAAAATGGGATACCTACACATTATGTTGAGGAGCTTTCCGATAGGGAGACGCTAGTCAAAAAAGTTGAAATAGTCCCTGTAGAAGTCATTGTTAGAAATATCGCAGCCGGAAGCTTGGCCCAGCGTATCGGATATCCGGAAGGAACTAAACTTAAGAGCACTGTTTTAGAGTACTGCTATAAAAGCGACGAACTCGGCGACCCGATGATAAATGATTACCATATAGCAGCAATGGGCATTGCGACCAAAGAAGAGATGGATACCATAGCTAAATATTCGCTTAAGGTAAACGAAGTATTAAGTAAATATTTAGATGACCTTGGAATAGAACTTATAGATTTTAAACTTGAATTTGGCAGAAATAACGGAAAAATAATCTTAGCCGATGAGATATCTCCGGACACATGCCGTTTCTGGGACAAAAAAACGGGAGAAAAACTGGATAAAGACAGATTCAGGCGTGATTTAGGAAAAGTTGAAGAAGCTTATCAGGAAATATTACATAGGTTAATGGGAGCATAA
- the purE gene encoding 5-(carboxyamino)imidazole ribonucleotide mutase: protein MKVAVIMGSKSDFPVLEKTINVLKEFGVEVIAKVMSAHRTPDEAHDFSKNAYANGIEVIIAAAGKAAHLAGVMAAYTTLPVIGLPIKSSTMDGLDSLLSTVQMPEGIPVATVAINGGENAGVLALQILSLKYTELVPKLKEYKKDLAKKVHIQDKEIQEVI from the coding sequence ATGAAAGTTGCTGTAATCATGGGTTCTAAAAGTGATTTCCCTGTGCTTGAAAAAACGATAAATGTTTTAAAGGAGTTTGGTGTTGAGGTTATTGCAAAGGTTATGTCAGCACACAGGACGCCTGATGAAGCGCATGATTTTTCCAAAAATGCTTATGCTAACGGAATAGAAGTTATAATAGCCGCGGCAGGCAAGGCAGCGCATTTAGCTGGCGTTATGGCAGCATATACTACATTGCCGGTAATTGGATTGCCTATAAAATCCTCAACTATGGACGGGTTGGATTCGCTTTTATCAACGGTACAGATGCCGGAGGGGATACCCGTTGCCACAGTTGCTATAAACGGCGGAGAAAATGCCGGAGTTCTAGCACTTCAGATATTGTCTTTAAAGTATACTGAGCTTGTTCCAAAGCTTAAAGAATATAAAAAAGATTTAGCTAAAAAAGTTCACATTCAGGACAAAGAAATACAGGAGGTAATATAA